The DNA region GTAGGGATGATACAGATAAACCATAGCGATAGTTAATTCTTTTGAATTACCTTAGTGCCGCATCCTTACAAAATGTTCATAAGATTTGCAATTTTCTCAATCCAAATGAACCACAGTTAAATTAAGAATTTACTTGTAGACAAAATTCTCCTGAAATCTAGTTCTTGTCGAGCAAGAGACAGGAATTGAAGTTGGGTTCAATCTCGCTAGTGTTTAACACaagaattaatatttaatgagaTCGAGGAAGGCTCCTCAATTGGCCAATAATATTTCAGATTTTGATACACAACAAGTTCACAAGACAAATCTGCATTCTAGCCATATATATCTGAACCCTTGATGGGAGACAACCAGAAAATGCTTATTCTTACTTGCTTGGCCCAAGGCAAAAGAAACTACCGAATTCCTCAAAACGGTgaaaaacaaaaaccaaaagacaagataCAATTAAGCTACAAAACAGATGGCAAAAGAGTTTGCAACTTTATACATTGCATAattcatacaaaaaaatatatacatagaaAAGCAAACaggagaataagaaaaaaagaagagagcaaGTAACCCCAGCATATATTAATCATCGTTATTATGGTTATTGATTCGGTGATTCCATACAAAAAGACGGAAAATTAACACGACGGAACGACGCCGTATCCATTGAGAGGGTCAACCTCAGTGCGCTTGGCGAATCTGCCTTTGATCCTTGGCCTCGTTTCTGCATAAGCCTTACGAGAAGCGTAGCGAATAGTCTTCTCGAACTTTCGGTTCTTCCTCTTCTCCCGATACCTCAAAACCCTAGCTTCCCTATCCGCCGCCGAGAACTGCGCCGTCACCGTCACTGCCTGGTTCCCTCCCTCCACCGACGATGCTACCTTGCAGGTCGATATCTCAGACATCGCGTTCCCGTCCGGTACAACACCAACGTCCATCGACGACGACGACACCTAAACGATAAAAAACGCAAAAAACGAACACGAAAAGTTCAAAACATTACTTCACACTTCACATAAGAAACTGGAAAAGAAAATGAATCAACTCCAGAGATTGTTCTTACGCTATGGCTCATCTGTGACTGTGACTGAGATTGCGAGTTGTACTTGTAGCCACCGTAGGCGAAAGGCTCAAAGTAGTGCTCGTTAGCGGTCTTGCTCTGCACCGGAACAACTCCGTCGGTGGTGGCGGAGCTCTTCGGCTCCGATTTGGGATCCACGTTGCCGTAATCCAGATCTACATACGGAACCTGTTCCATCTCCTGGAAGATGTACTGAGACGAGTTCAGATCTGCCTTGGAAGGGTTAGAAGGTGTGGGAAGGAGCCAGGAAGCAGCCTCGGCCTCCTCAGTGCTGACGTCAACATCCGCATCAGCATCGGCGTCGGAGAAGAACCTGTGGTCATCAAGGAAGTTGACCGGAGACTTGACGGTAGCGGCGAGGGAGTGATAGAAGGGAGTGACGGGGATTCGCTCGTGGCGGGAAGCGAGAGGGTTGGCGGAGTGGATATCCCGGTCGCAGGCAAGGCAGAGGGAGGCGGCGTCGGCCTTGCAGGTGACGTGAGCAGGTGCCTGCTCGCAGACCTCGCAGAGTGAGACGCGAGGGTGGCGGGAGGCGAGCTTGTTAGCGGCGTGGACCTTGGAGTCGCAGGGGGAGCAGAGGAAGGCGGCGTCAGGGCGGCAGTAGACGGTGGCTGAGGCTGACTTGCATGAATCACATAACTTGGAAGCCATGGTGTGATGGCTCCGTGGAAAAATGAAAATTCTTGTGTTTGATATTGTTTGTGATATGGTTATGgctgtggtggtggttgaagatAGGTGGCGTGATTATGCGAAACAAGTCTATCTGGTGGGGACCGGGAGATCTGGGAAATAGCCAATGGAAGAGTGACGCGTGGACATGCCTTAGCCAAATGCAAGAAATTATCAGGGGTGGAAGGGAGTTTGACAGCGACGGAGGCAGGTTAATAGTCTTTAGTAGGTTAGGGGACCGAGCGGTGGTGTGGCATTTGAATGCGTCGGACCAACTGTCGTTGTCTTGGTGGACCCTACATTGCTGCTGTGTGGCTAGGGACTTTGTACTAGGGCATAAACACTCCTTCTCATTGTCACCCCCGCTATGTTTTCGTGGTTATTGTCCGTCTTAATATTCCTCTCTGCGTGCTTATCACTCCACTATATATTTAgaatttgatttagtttcttcggataacttttcaatttttatgtCAACGataaataatacacacaagaaatACACCGAAAGTAGACCAAATAAACAatattgttgtaaaataaataaataaataaaatattaaaatgtaaataaaagagtctagtattaatattttttaatattaatattttaatataactgAAATAGAACATGTGTTTCAATATATGAAGAgaaaaagaggaatatgttatgCAGGAGTGATTTTTATTTCGTGTGTTATGCTTAGACTATGAAATCTTATTTATGCAtgtatgaatttattatttttaaattttattaaaggtTGGTCTTGCATAAGAATTTTAAGTCTCTCTCTTGAAAATTTCAGTCGCCtattgttacggtgggtaaccggagattgacTGAATGGATGGCGTTGGCTGGCCCAAACGTACGAAGGAGGAAGTTTCCATATGAGTATGCGGCTCGGgagactccgtccgacttgtgttcGCGAGTGAATGGGggatggtacctgcaaagacactccgatgcctaagttagcaagggtgtgagcaggtctagagagtattgggacttagagatacctgagaggtgtcagtgtatttatagtggtgagccaataaccaccgttggagtagtgccatatctttagggtattaaccgtcccattatcttagggaggttaagatatggctttgcgaagcggttagagagattttaggggcggttactcatttgaatgagtgtttatctgccagctaatctcacgcccgacttctttagagtaagTCGTAGTTGACACCGACTTCTTATGTGGAGGTCGGTGCTTAGTTAGGCCTAATCCTTCGGactaggccttttatttggacctgggcctttgacattgggccagggtatgaacagtgcccctacttgagcccaaaaTTTCTTTAAAGTTTGGGTTCAAGTACTTAACTCGGGTTCGTAGTCGACTTACTTGGAGGAAACATGGGTCTtaaaaaccgacgtgattttcgcgaccttttgtttctgacagttacgtcaattcaagcgtcgtgtccgttggaGAAGCATTTAGGGATTgagggctttggtaacggtgcaatctcattaatgactgctccgcttttaccattatgccccttagtatgtttataaatactttccctctctttcattttttcgtttctgcaatctttccaACTTCTTCTCTCCTTGTTTGTGCTGCATTCTTGTGCTCGAAGATTTCTTCTTTTTCCAACCTTCACTTCTCGGATAAAGGTTAGCTTTGCTTCTTTCATGTCATGCCTTATGTTTGCATGCTTTTCGTTTTTGTGGGTGGATAGGTTGGTCTGTAGATTTTGGCTTCGCATCTCTTCCCTTTAGGGACCgtgtttttgattttcttttcctttttctttttgtaggtttCTGTCACCTTtcattatataaagaaaaaatggcttctgtagatgttctttctcagtgggttgatgtcacTGTCCTTGGGGAGGAACCCTTGGTCGACGCTGAGTTTATTACTCATCTTCGTACTCATCACAGGCTTTGTACTTCAGAGGAGGACGAGCCAAAATATGAGTTGATAGTcccgggtccggaagaccgggtttgttttgggagggccGATGAGGCGgctcctcattttttctttatatatgaatgtatgatcacccgcTTGGGTGTTTTCCTTCCTTTTTCGGATTTTGAAATATCTGTCTTGCACCACTGTTGAGTTGctcct from Arachis hypogaea cultivar Tifrunner chromosome 10, arahy.Tifrunner.gnm2.J5K5, whole genome shotgun sequence includes:
- the LOC112716025 gene encoding zinc finger protein CONSTANS-LIKE 4; translation: MASKLCDSCKSASATVYCRPDAAFLCSPCDSKVHAANKLASRHPRVSLCEVCEQAPAHVTCKADAASLCLACDRDIHSANPLASRHERIPVTPFYHSLAATVKSPVNFLDDHRFFSDADADADVDVSTEEAEAASWLLPTPSNPSKADLNSSQYIFQEMEQVPYVDLDYGNVDPKSEPKSSATTDGVVPVQSKTANEHYFEPFAYGGYKYNSQSQSQSQMSHSVSSSSMDVGVVPDGNAMSEISTCKVASSVEGGNQAVTVTAQFSAADREARVLRYREKRKNRKFEKTIRYASRKAYAETRPRIKGRFAKRTEVDPLNGYGVVPSC